In Chitinivorax sp. PXF-14, a single window of DNA contains:
- a CDS encoding ATP-binding protein, which yields MTLPLEHLVARAEQLIDRLEQILPPAVPDVAWDAVAYRWRKRQGRGFLEAVHHLHRIGLADLHNIDRQKRLIEQNTRQFVHGKPANNVLLTGARGTGKSSLVKAVLNEFAGHGLRLIEVDKSDLVDLPDIVDLIAERPERYVIFCDDLSFDEGEAGYKALKSALDGSVAAATDNLLIYATSNRRHLLPEYFHENERTRHVGEEIHPAEAVEEKVSLSERFGLWVSFYPFGQDEYLAAVRHWLGHFGVADVDGQLVTREALQWSLSRGMRSGRVAWQFARDWAGRLQDGAA from the coding sequence ATGACCCTGCCCCTCGAACACCTCGTTGCGCGTGCCGAGCAGCTGATCGACCGGCTCGAACAGATCCTGCCGCCTGCCGTGCCAGACGTGGCCTGGGATGCCGTGGCCTACCGCTGGCGCAAGCGCCAGGGGCGCGGCTTTCTCGAAGCCGTGCATCACCTGCACAGGATCGGCCTGGCCGACCTGCACAATATCGACCGGCAGAAGCGGCTGATCGAGCAGAACACGCGCCAGTTCGTGCACGGCAAGCCCGCCAACAACGTGCTGCTGACCGGCGCGCGCGGCACCGGCAAGTCCTCGCTGGTGAAGGCGGTGCTCAACGAGTTCGCGGGCCATGGCCTGCGCCTGATCGAGGTGGACAAATCCGATCTGGTCGATCTGCCCGACATCGTCGATCTGATCGCCGAGCGCCCCGAGCGCTATGTGATCTTCTGCGATGACCTGTCCTTCGACGAGGGCGAGGCCGGCTACAAGGCACTCAAGTCGGCGCTCGACGGCTCGGTGGCGGCCGCCACCGACAACCTGCTGATCTACGCGACGTCAAACCGCCGCCACCTGCTGCCCGAGTATTTCCACGAGAACGAGCGTACGCGCCACGTCGGCGAGGAAATCCACCCGGCCGAGGCGGTCGAGGAAAAGGTCTCGCTGTCCGAGCGCTTCGGCCTGTGGGTGTCGTTCTACCCGTTCGGCCAGGATGAATACCTGGCCGCGGTGCGCCACTGGCTCGGTCACTTCGGCGTGGCCGATGTCGATGGCCAACTGGTGACGCGCGAGGCGCTGCAGTGGTCGCTATCGCGTGGCATGCGCTCGGGCCGCGTGGCCTGGCAGTTTGCCCGCGACTGGGCCGGCCGCCTGCAGGATGGCGCCGCATGA
- a CDS encoding 2-hydroxyacid dehydrogenase: protein MRIAVFDTHRYDREALEHANAAFGHELCFFEPRLNAQTAELAGGFDVVCPFVNDRLDAAALGVLARAGVRLVALRAAGFNAVDIAEANRLGLRVVRVPAYSPHAVAEHAFALLLTLVRKTHRAYGRVRDGNFSLDGLVGFDLHGKTIGIVGAGRIGQAAIGIARGFGCRTLVYDLGRDTALAERLGFEYASMDEVLAQADVVSLHLPLTPQSRHLIDTHAIARMKPGALIVNTSRGALIDTHAVIAALKSGRLGGVGLDVYELEEGVFFENLSEAPLQDDQLARLLTFPNVLITSHQGFLTREALDNIAHTTLANVRAFERGEALENEVQLS, encoded by the coding sequence ATGCGCATTGCCGTCTTCGATACCCACCGCTACGACCGCGAGGCGCTCGAGCACGCCAACGCCGCATTCGGCCATGAGCTGTGCTTTTTCGAGCCGCGCCTGAACGCGCAGACGGCCGAGCTTGCCGGCGGCTTCGACGTGGTCTGCCCCTTCGTCAACGACAGGCTCGACGCCGCCGCGCTCGGCGTGCTGGCGCGGGCCGGTGTGCGGCTGGTGGCCTTGCGTGCGGCCGGCTTCAACGCGGTCGACATTGCCGAGGCCAACCGTCTCGGCCTGCGCGTGGTGCGCGTGCCGGCCTACTCGCCGCATGCGGTGGCCGAGCACGCCTTCGCGCTGCTGCTGACGCTGGTGCGCAAGACGCACCGCGCCTACGGCCGCGTGCGCGACGGCAATTTCTCGCTCGACGGGCTGGTTGGCTTCGATCTGCATGGCAAGACGATAGGCATCGTCGGCGCCGGGCGCATCGGCCAGGCGGCCATCGGCATCGCGCGCGGCTTCGGCTGCCGTACGCTGGTCTATGATCTGGGACGGGACACGGCCTTGGCCGAGCGGCTGGGCTTCGAGTATGCAAGCATGGACGAGGTCCTGGCGCAGGCCGACGTAGTGTCGCTGCACCTGCCGTTGACGCCGCAGAGCCGTCACCTGATCGACACCCACGCGATTGCGCGCATGAAGCCCGGGGCGCTGATCGTCAACACCAGCCGCGGCGCGCTGATCGACACGCACGCGGTGATCGCCGCGCTCAAGTCGGGGCGCCTCGGCGGGGTGGGGCTCGACGTCTACGAGCTGGAGGAGGGGGTGTTCTTCGAGAATCTGTCCGAGGCGCCGTTGCAGGATGACCAGCTGGCGCGCCTGCTGACCTTCCCCAACGTGCTGATCACCTCGCACCAGGGCTTTCTGACGCGCGAGGCGCTCGACAATATCGCCCACACGACGCTGGCTAATGTGCGCGCCTTCGAGCGTGGCGAGGCGCTGGAGAACGAAGTACAGCTCAGCTGA
- a CDS encoding Nudix family hydrolase produces MSDTVEDKIVDVVAGVLRQPDGSFFLASRPEGKVYAGYWEFPGGKVEPGEARADALTRELREELGIEVEHATPWLTQVFTYPHAKVCLNFFLVHRWRGEPHPHEGQQFAWQRAGVLDVSPVLPANTPIFRALALPELYAITNAQEWGAAPLLARLEAALERGLRLIQVREKSWPREQQLAFAREVVARARPFGAKVLINGDVTLAHEAGVDGVHLSSGALLAAGERPDLPWVGASCHDLRELEQVARLGLDYALLGPAQPTASHPGQPALGWEAFRALHAHGWPFPIYALGGLAPGDLATAQAHGAHGIAMLRQAW; encoded by the coding sequence ATGAGCGACACGGTGGAGGACAAGATCGTCGATGTCGTCGCAGGGGTGCTGCGCCAGCCCGACGGTAGTTTCTTTCTCGCCAGCCGGCCCGAGGGCAAGGTCTACGCGGGCTACTGGGAATTTCCCGGCGGCAAGGTCGAGCCCGGCGAGGCACGCGCCGATGCGCTGACGCGCGAATTGCGCGAGGAGCTCGGCATCGAGGTCGAGCACGCCACGCCGTGGCTCACGCAGGTATTCACCTATCCGCACGCCAAGGTGTGCCTGAATTTCTTTCTCGTCCACCGCTGGCGCGGCGAGCCGCATCCGCACGAGGGCCAGCAGTTCGCCTGGCAGCGTGCCGGCGTGCTCGACGTGTCGCCGGTGCTGCCGGCCAATACGCCGATCTTCCGCGCACTGGCGCTGCCTGAGCTGTATGCGATCACCAATGCCCAGGAATGGGGCGCCGCGCCGCTGCTGGCAAGGCTGGAGGCCGCGCTGGAGCGTGGTCTCAGGCTGATCCAGGTGCGCGAGAAGAGCTGGCCACGTGAGCAGCAGCTGGCCTTTGCCCGCGAAGTCGTGGCCCGCGCCCGGCCCTTTGGCGCCAAGGTATTGATCAACGGCGATGTGACGCTGGCCCACGAGGCGGGGGTGGATGGCGTGCACCTGTCGAGCGGTGCGCTGCTGGCGGCCGGCGAGCGCCCCGATCTGCCTTGGGTCGGCGCCTCCTGTCACGATCTGCGCGAGCTCGAACAGGTGGCGCGGCTCGGCCTCGACTATGCCTTGCTCGGCCCGGCGCAGCCGACGGCCTCGCACCCGGGCCAGCCGGCGCTGGGCTGGGAGGCCTTCCGCGCGCTGCACGCGCATGGCTGGCCATTCCCGATCTACGCGCTCGGCGGCCTTGCGCCGGGCGACCTTGCTACCGCACAGGCCCACGGCGCGCACGGCATCGCGATGCTGAGGCAGGCCTGGTGA
- the argJ gene encoding bifunctional glutamate N-acetyltransferase/amino-acid acetyltransferase ArgJ, translating to MPVNLPAIDPAQLFPVAGVELGYACAGIKKPNRKDVLVLRLAEGASVAGVFTQNRFCAAPVLVSKDHLGHGNIRALVINTGNANAGTGEKGLLDARAVCEAAASKLGVKSSQVLPFSTGVILEPLPVDKIFAGLPDAVADLKADNWANAAEAIMTTDTQPKATSKRVTIGGQTITITGISKGAGMIRPNMATMLGFVATDAAVPQALLQALLRHAADRSFNRITIDGDTSTNDSFILIASGKVAVPGFNDADSAEFAALRDAVTEVSQWLAQAIVRDGEGATKFISVKVEGGRNEDEVKAVAYAIAHSPLVKTAFFASDPNLGRILAAVGYAGIGDLDVSLIDLYLDGVWVAKDGGRNPDYKEEDGQRVMKQSEITIRVLLKRGPAETTVWTCDFSYDYVRINADYRT from the coding sequence ATGCCCGTCAACCTGCCCGCCATCGATCCCGCCCAATTGTTCCCGGTCGCCGGGGTCGAGCTCGGCTATGCCTGCGCCGGTATCAAGAAACCCAACCGCAAGGACGTGCTGGTGCTGCGCCTGGCCGAAGGTGCCTCGGTGGCCGGCGTGTTCACGCAGAACCGCTTCTGCGCGGCGCCCGTGCTGGTTTCCAAGGATCACCTGGGCCACGGCAATATCCGTGCGCTGGTGATCAACACCGGCAACGCCAATGCCGGCACCGGCGAAAAGGGCCTGCTCGACGCGCGCGCGGTGTGCGAGGCGGCGGCGAGCAAGCTCGGCGTGAAGTCGTCGCAGGTGCTGCCGTTCTCCACCGGCGTGATTCTCGAGCCGCTGCCCGTCGACAAGATCTTCGCCGGCCTGCCCGACGCGGTGGCCGACCTCAAGGCCGACAACTGGGCCAACGCCGCCGAGGCGATCATGACCACCGACACCCAGCCCAAGGCGACGTCGAAGCGCGTCACCATCGGCGGCCAGACCATCACCATCACGGGCATCTCCAAGGGCGCCGGCATGATCCGCCCGAACATGGCGACCATGCTCGGCTTCGTCGCCACCGACGCGGCCGTGCCGCAGGCGCTGCTGCAGGCACTGCTGCGCCACGCGGCGGATCGCTCGTTCAACCGCATCACGATCGATGGCGATACCTCGACCAATGACTCCTTCATCCTGATCGCCTCGGGCAAGGTTGCGGTGCCGGGCTTCAACGATGCCGACAGCGCCGAGTTCGCCGCGCTGCGCGATGCCGTGACCGAGGTGTCGCAATGGCTGGCGCAGGCCATCGTGCGCGATGGCGAAGGCGCGACCAAGTTCATCAGCGTCAAGGTTGAAGGCGGCAGGAACGAGGATGAGGTGAAGGCCGTGGCCTATGCGATCGCCCATTCGCCGCTGGTGAAGACGGCGTTCTTCGCCTCCGACCCGAACCTCGGTCGCATCCTGGCGGCCGTCGGCTATGCCGGCATCGGCGATCTCGACGTGAGCCTGATCGACCTCTACCTCGACGGTGTGTGGGTCGCCAAGGACGGCGGCCGCAACCCCGACTACAAGGAAGAGGACGGCCAGCGCGTGATGAAGCAGTCCGAGATCACCATCCGCGTGCTGCTCAAGCGCGGCCCGGCCGAGACCACGGTGTGGACCTGCGACTTCTCCTACGACTACGTGCGCATCAACGCCGACTACCGTACCTGA
- the yacG gene encoding DNA gyrase inhibitor YacG, producing MSEPKKTIRYVPCPSCGAQVAWLSENAFRPFCSERCKLIDLGQWANEQYRIPTKDDTPPDDDVLS from the coding sequence ATGTCCGAGCCCAAAAAAACCATCCGCTACGTCCCCTGCCCGAGCTGCGGCGCACAGGTCGCCTGGCTGTCTGAGAACGCGTTCCGGCCGTTCTGCTCCGAGCGCTGCAAGCTGATTGACCTCGGCCAGTGGGCCAACGAGCAATACCGCATTCCGACCAAGGACGACACGCCGCCGGACGACGACGTGCTCAGCTGA
- the mutY gene encoding A/G-specific adenine glycosylase, with protein sequence MPPSSNDFAGRLIAWQQAHGRHDLPWQHSRDPYRVWLSEIMLQQTQVATVIPYYLAFLERFPDIAALAAAPLDDVLAAWSGLGYYTRARNLQKAAQQIVAGHGGVFPDDVALVEALPGIGRSTAAAICAFSFGQRRAILDGNVKRVLARWLGVDGYPGDKKIETRLWAEAEALLPAIGIEAYTQAQMDLGSLICTRGKPRCDACPVSTDCVALRDGLTAVLPAPKPRKAIPSRATVMLLAWDGDRLLLTRRPPSGIWGGLWCLPEVASTLDAETFCTQHGLTLLADQAAADFEHVFTHFRLTITPHALQVARGTALAAEPDWDWFTREQALAAGIPQPLRKLLSNPQASLF encoded by the coding sequence GTGCCCCCATCCAGCAACGATTTTGCAGGCCGCCTGATTGCCTGGCAGCAAGCCCACGGGCGCCACGATCTGCCCTGGCAGCACTCGCGCGACCCTTACCGGGTCTGGTTGTCCGAGATCATGCTGCAGCAGACCCAGGTCGCCACGGTGATCCCTTACTACCTGGCCTTTCTCGAACGCTTTCCCGATATCGCCGCGCTGGCCGCGGCGCCGCTCGACGACGTGCTGGCGGCCTGGAGCGGGCTCGGCTACTACACCCGGGCGCGCAATCTGCAAAAGGCCGCTCAGCAGATTGTGGCCGGGCATGGCGGCGTGTTTCCCGACGATGTCGCGCTGGTCGAGGCGCTGCCGGGTATTGGGCGTTCCACTGCGGCGGCGATCTGTGCGTTTTCGTTCGGGCAGCGCCGGGCGATTCTCGACGGCAACGTGAAGCGCGTGCTCGCGCGCTGGCTTGGCGTGGATGGCTACCCCGGCGACAAGAAGATCGAGACCCGGCTGTGGGCCGAGGCCGAGGCCTTGCTGCCGGCCATCGGCATCGAGGCCTACACGCAGGCGCAGATGGACCTGGGCAGCCTCATCTGCACGCGCGGCAAGCCGCGCTGCGATGCCTGCCCGGTCAGCACGGATTGTGTTGCCCTGCGCGACGGCCTGACCGCCGTGCTGCCGGCACCGAAGCCGAGAAAGGCCATCCCGAGCCGGGCCACGGTCATGCTGCTGGCCTGGGACGGCGACCGGCTGCTGCTCACGCGGCGCCCGCCGAGCGGCATCTGGGGCGGCCTGTGGTGCCTGCCCGAGGTGGCGTCCACGCTCGATGCCGAGACTTTTTGCACGCAGCACGGCCTGACGCTGCTGGCCGACCAGGCCGCTGCGGACTTCGAGCATGTGTTCACGCATTTCCGTCTCACCATCACCCCCCATGCGCTGCAGGTGGCGCGCGGCACGGCGCTTGCCGCTGAGCCGGACTGGGACTGGTTCACGCGCGAGCAGGCGCTCGCCGCCGGCATTCCGCAACCTTTGCGCAAATTGCTGTCGAACCCGCAGGCCAGCCTGTTTTGA